GCACCCCTACTTCGGAGCTCCCTCCAATGCTGTGAGATGGGTAGCTGTAACTGCCACCCACCATGGTGGGCCTTGGCGCCAGAGGAGTGGGAGCACTAATCCCAGAGGGCAGATAGGAGGCACTAGGGTGGCTGTATCCAGAGGACAGGCTGGTTTGGGGGTAGCACCCTGGAGGGTAGTTGTAGACAGGAGTGCTTGCGCTGTAGCTGGGCACTAGAGTAGGTGCAGCCTGCAAAGAGTGTAGAGGGGTTGGAGGAAGTGCTGCACCGGGCTGAGGGCAGTATCCTGAGGACAGGTAGGTGCTGTTGTAGGCGGGAGGATATTCCTGAGATGACGGGGCACTACAGGGACCTGCACCACTGTAGACTGGCTCAGAGGTCAAATTACTGCTCACTACTGTCACACTTCCTGTGGCTGGGATGCCCACAGATGCTGAGCCCAACTTGGTGCCGGTTAATGCCTCCAGTCCAGGGTAACACTCCATGCCCTGACCCAGAGGCCAGGGCTCAGATTCAGTTTTCAGGAAAGTTCCAGGCTCTGAGTAGGCTCCGGTAGGAGGGCGATCATAGGACAGCTCCAAGCCTGAGTACTTCTCAGCGTATCGCTTGAGCAGAGAAGAAGCAGTAAGGGCTGATATGTCATCACTGGCCCATGGGTAACCTGCAGGGGCAAAGCCGCGTCGGGCAGCTGTAGAGTAGGGATCATGTTTGTGGGCAGAAGGCGGTGAAGTAGTCGAGGTGACATCTAGGTGCTGCTCAGGCCACTGAGATAAGGGGGCGGCGTGCTCCGGAGACCAGTGCATCTTCAACAGACCTGACAAACAAGACCAAATCACAATTAGTCCATTCAATCATGAAATTATATAGCAAACATTGTTAATAACGGGTATACACTGTATTTGCAGCATTTGGTCTGGACCAGATAAAGGGTGGATACCacattttgagtattttttacCCACTCTGTTTTCCAATACTCACAAGCAAGCTAAGAGCCTGGCCTCATTGATATCGCCTTGGCTGACCCTTTTCCAGAATCATGTCGATGCTTAGCTCACAGTCTCATCCAGGCAGGGGACAACTGTTCTAATCTTTATGTGAAGCCGGCAACACAGCCCCCAGCCTGGTCTCCCTGGCGATAAGCCTCTATCAGCCTGCGCACTGCCCTGCGCTTTTGCCTCTCTCACATTGGGGCCATTGTTGTCTCTCTGTGACTCTCTTAGTCCACAAAGCCACCCCCACCGAGCGTGTGATCTAATTCGGCCCAAATCTCAGGGGTCTGCTGGGCAGGGGGAATAGAGGGGGGATGGAGGGGGGTTAGTGTTTGGAGGAGGATCAGAGTAGTTTTTCATCATACTACACAGAGACACTGGGCCAGTGAACACTATTACAAGTGAACTGATTGATTGAGCAGTCCAAAAAATCAGGTTTTCACGTGCCATGTGTGATTATACATGCACATTTACACAAACCAAGTAATCCACTGGTTTAGTGGTTGTGAGCTTTTGCTTGGCTTTTGCAGGCCTTGTCTTTTTGAGCAGGCATTAGGCTGACATTCCAGGCATTGCAGAGTATTATTAAACTGTCCTGACCCCAGGCCTGGGCCAGAGGGGCTTCCCTAGAACAGCAGTGGACAGAGAAAGAAACCACTGCCTCGATTTAACCAGCATTGGACAAATAATTTCCTACGTCAGTatattgtgaaaatgtatttttaataggTCATCGATAAATTCGCACCACTGTCTTTCTATACGTGGGGATAGTTTTGTCTTTCCTTTGGAACTTTTCTGATTTCTGGCATTTTGCCTTCTATGGACCAGACTCAGATAATGTTTTCGTTGAAGCATTAGTGCTGGTACAAGAATGCTCTCCTCGGAGAGCACTGGACAGGCTGTCAACTTGATGTGAAGCAGTTTATGCCCATACAACTTCTTCCTTCAACATATTTTGATTCTTCTTAgtttaaatgttgcatttaaGGATTATATTCGTctttgattaatctgccagtAATTCTTTTGATTAACAAATTAGTCATTTGAAGaatgaaatgagagaaaatgcTGTAAAACCTTCAAGAACTTAAGGTGGCATCTTCATGCTTGTTTGGTCCAACATATAGTCAGGGAAACCAATTTATAATGATaagtaaaacagaggaaaacagcaaATTATTGGATTGGAGaagctggaaaataaaatatttggtatattttcttgaaaaattgACCAACAATCAATGTGCAAAATAAAtgctgattcattttctgttcctCGACCAATCAAGTAACGACTAATCATTCCAATTTTATTCAACCCTGGGTTCATGTTCTACGTATTAGGCCAAGTCTATTTTTGAAGATTTTATTCGAAAGCAGGAAATGATAGCAGCAGTGGCAGGTGTTGCGACTTATTCATTATCGCGCACACACTCCCTCACACGTCTGTCTACATGTGGATTACACCGGGTTGTGTCACATGTCCACGAGGACCACCAGATGGGCCTCAAACGGTCCACATGTTGATCCCTAAATTAAATGATCCTTCAGCCCAATAATCCCACTCATCCAATCCAGG
This Pagrus major chromosome 6, Pma_NU_1.0 DNA region includes the following protein-coding sequences:
- the LOC140998336 gene encoding fidgetin-like protein 2 gives rise to the protein MLSPVTPYSLLKMHWSPEHAAPLSQWPEQHLDVTSTTSPPSAHKHDPYSTAARRGFAPAGYPWASDDISALTASSLLKRYAEKYSGLELSYDRPPTGAYSEPGTFLKTESEPWPLGQGMECYPGLEALTGTKLGSASVGIPATGSVTVVSSNLTSEPVYSGAGPCSAPSSQEYPPAYNSTYLSSGYCPQPGAALPPTPLHSLQAAPTLVPSYSASTPVYNYPPGCYPQTSLSSGYSHPSASYLPSGISAPTPLAPRPTMVGGSYSYPSHSIGGSSEVGVPLKRKAFEMAEEGQEGAEGEGSRYRKYSNGHGNSHGKGHGNGHGNGYDMSSPASDPQAFKPGKPMMSPTYGGARDYSPPSGLAGESVSAEHNFPQQQRMSMKIPASHTRSEDPTGGR